From a single Sorghum bicolor cultivar BTx623 chromosome 5, Sorghum_bicolor_NCBIv3, whole genome shotgun sequence genomic region:
- the LOC8083144 gene encoding uncharacterized protein LOC8083144 has protein sequence MLFDGSMSSSCGTSATSKTVPLLVYNLTTFYAEADLRGNEAPLVATSVVMFALAVLFVVLNIFSRHTAVSATLNPSIRLFFSAALSLFLPAMSYLFSEAKRTSAASKQVVEDLSVRARIILMWMLLVELLRKKVEAILLTAGGGGGTEGYSAMVQRATGVVWLGGLVFFNLRSAGKKALYGMLWVFVAAKFVQRSVAIEVGKRSFAYGKNPQVVAAYIRPMLELQQEQHHRRGTELLKHCNYAVMGEEELIDKNKAGPKGYKLDRHKLELELEDETAATAGGDSSAIVTVGRVWRLADSDDPLLSSEPRLKRLCLSFALFKLLRRRLEGYPISGAEAADCHRLIFHGLLEEPAGSGYCAGEHAFQVFTDEVQFLCENYHSVVPVVFASPFFFAHNYVLFPVVVLALCLLVLVLSGNGDVAYAVHSLRCDNFFTSGNVLPTARYVLGRVRKSTTFLFCAIDLSTTVLLALAVAYEEVSEYVVFLFSNWFMVSLLCNHTSGHEWRAEAGVLRRVIPGVLLVKNTLNHPALAIKQFSLLWFLGRLPLPPPLPSTAVPSEAKTLIMERLARVGSRGAALTNGTAALYKDEHRACVRSDELAWACGGGVAEVMLTWHVATAMLEARCAWRQQHAPPEPGRTAAMALSRYCAYLVAFLPELLPDEKNGTEVLFKEMKKELTKEMGWCGYYGGGEAAWCAKLMEIGGRRSTSAGTTMTVLEKGARLGKVLIGKYKDGAREAVWRLLGELWTEVVVYAAPTAGELHVKSHKEVLAQGAELITVLWAITTHTGIARPEEEEEEEQQQHPPAPSTV, from the coding sequence ATGTTGTTCGACGGCAGCATGTCAAGTTCCTGCGGCACTAGCGCTACTAGCAAAACAGTGCCGCTGTTGGTTTACAACCTCACCACCTTCTACGCTGAGGCCGATCTGCGTGGGAACGAGGCCCCGCTGGTGGCCACCTCCGTGGTCATGTTCGCTCTCGCCGTGCTCTTCGTCGTACTCAACATCTTCAGCCGCCACACCGCCGTTAGCGCCACGCTCAACCCGAGCATCCGCCTCTTCTTCTCCGCCGCGCTGTCCCTCTTCCTCCCGGCTATGTCGTACCTCTTCTCCGAGGCCAAGAGGACGAGCGCCGCCAgcaagcaggtggtggaggaccTGTCGGTGCGGGCCCGGATCATCCTCATGTGGATGCTCCTCGTGGAGCTCCTCCGCAAGAAGGTGGAGGCGATCCTGCtcaccgccggcggcggcggcggcacggaGGGATACTCGGCCATGGTGCAACGCGCCACCGGGGTCGTCTGGCTCGGCGGCCTCGTCTTCTTCAACCTGAGGAGCGCCGGCAAGAAGGCCCTGTATGGAATGCTCTGGGTCTTCGTGGCTGCCAAGTTCGTGCAGAGGTCGGTGGCCATCGAGGTGGGCAAGCGCTCCTTCGCCTACGGCAAGAACCCCCAGGTCGTCGCCGCCTACATCCGGCCGATGCTGGAGCTCCAACAGGAGCAGCATCATCGTCGTGGCACGGAGCTTCTCAAGCACTGCAACTACGCCGTCATGGGCGAAGAGGAGTTGATCGACAAGAACAAGGCCGGCCCCAAGGGCTACAAGCTCGACAGGCACAAACTCGAGCTGGAGCTCGAAGATGAGACGGCGGCCACAGCCGGCGGCGACTCGTCCGCCATCGTCACGGTCGGCAGGGTATGGAGGCTTGCCGACTCCGACGACCCGCTGCTCTCGAGCGAGCCGAGGCTCAAGAGGCTCTGCCTCTCCTTCGCGCTCTTCAAGCTGCTCCGCCGGAGGCTGGAGGGGTACCCCATCAGCGGCGCCGAGGCCGCCGACTGCCACCGCCTCATCTTCCATGGCCTGCTGGAGGAGCCTGCAGGCTCGGGCTACTGCGCCGGCGAGCACGCCTTCCAGGTGTTCACCGACGAGGTCCAATTCCTGTGCGAGAACTACCACTCCGTGGTCCCCGTGGTGTTCGCCAGCCCCTTCTTCTTCGCGCACAACTACGTGCTGTTCCCCGTGGTAGTCCTGGCGCTGTGCCTCCTCGTGCTCGTCCTCTCCGGCAACGGCGACGTGGCCTACGCCGTGCACAGCCTCCGGTGCGACAACTTCTTCACGTCCGGCAACGTGCTGCCGACGGCGCGGTACGTGCTGGGCAGGGTGCGCAAGTCCACCACGTTCCTCTTCTGCGCCATCGACCTCTCCACCACCGTCCTGCTCGCCCTCGCCGTCGCCTACGAGGAGGTCTCCGAGTACGTGGTGTTTCTCTTCTCCAACTGGTTCATGGTGTCGCTGCTGTGCAACCACACCTCCGGCCACGAGTGGCGCGCCGAGGCCGGCGTCCTCCGCCGGGTCATCCCCGGCGTCCTCCTGGTGAAGAACACCCTTAACCACCCCGCCCTCGCCATCAAGCAGTTCTCCCTGCTCTGGTTCCTCGGCcgcctgccgctgccgccgccgctgccgagcACGGCCGTCCCCAGCGAGGCCAAGACGCTCATCATGGAGCGCCTCGCCAGAGTCGGCAGCCGTGGCGCCGCGCTCACcaacggcacggcggcgctgtacAAAGACGAGCACCGCGCGTGCGTACGGTCCGACGAGCTCGCGTgggcgtgcggcggcggcgtcgctgAGGTGATGCTGACGTGGCACGTCGCCACGGCGATGCTGGAGGCGAGGTGCGCGTGGCGGCAGCAGCACGCGCCGCCAGAGCCTGGGCGCACGGCCGCGATGGCCCTGTCGCGGTACTGCGCCTACCTGGTGGCCTTCCTCCCGGAGCTCCTCCCCGACGAAAAGAACGGGACGGAGGTCCTGTTCAAGGAGATGAAGAAGGAGCTCACCAAGGAGATGGGGTGGTGTGGGTACTACGGTGGCGGGGAGGCCGCGTGGTGCGCCAAGCTGATGGAGATCGGCGGGCGCCGCTCCACCTCGGCGGGGACGACGATGACGGTGCTAGAGAAGGGGGCGAGGCTGGGGAAGGTGCTGATCGGAAAGTACAAGGATGGCGCCCGGGAGGCCGTGTGGAGGCTGCTGGGCGAGCTGTGGACGGAGGTGGTGGTGTACGCGGCGCCCACGGCCGGCGAGCTGCACGTCAAGTCGCACAAGGAGGTGCTGGCACAGGGCGCTGAGCTCATCACCGTGCTCTGGGCGATCACCACCCACACCGGCATTGCCcggccggaggaggaggaggaggaggagcagcagcagcatccacCTGCTCCGAGTACTGTTTGA